In Isosphaera pallida ATCC 43644, the sequence CGCGGTCTCGCGGTCCCCACTCGCCTTCAATACGCCACGTCAAACTCCGGACCTGCCGGAATCCGCCATCACGACGAAACGGACTCGATTGGATCAGTCCCATCGAGACCACGAACGGGTCGCCATCCTGGATCTCCGCGACGTCCTCCATCTCGCGTCGCTTGTTCTTTATCGTTCCTCTCGTGCGGGAACTTGAGAAGTTTCCAGAAACTTAGCGGATTTTTGGGATTGGGCAATTTAGCCAAAGATTCCTTTTTCGCCTCGGTGCTCCACTCTTTGGCTTCAATCGGTTGTGTAGGCTAGATCCCCCTCCAATCAATTCAATTTCTATCAACCAAACGCCCTCCAGTCCGAAGGGGACTGGAGGGCGTTGGAAGGGGATGAAATGCAATGGAAAGGGAACGGAAGAGGAAGAGAAGAAAAGGAAGCTTCAACTAAGCAATCGCGTTAGCCACCCCCGCCATCCTCAGGAGGTGCGCCACTTGATGTTGCAGCCGACGCTGGGAACTTGGTGAGGCGAGACTGGTCGGCCTTCGAGAACCGCGTCGATCGCGGCGCGGAGATCGGCTCCGGTGACCGGCTTGCCGTTGCCTGGTCGGCTATCGTCCATTTGACCACGGTAGACGAGCTTGCGGTCACGGTCATAAAGAAAGAAGTCGGGAGTGCAGGCCGCCTCGTAAGCGCGGGCCACTTCCTGGGTGGCGTCGAACAAATAGGGGAAGGTGTAACCCCGAGCCGCCACCTCTTCGACCATCCGCTCCGGCGCATCGTCGGGATGCGAGACCGGGTCGTTGGCGTTGATCCCAACCACCGCCACCCCCCGCGCTTGGGCGTCGCGGGCCAACGCGGCGAGCCCCTCGGCGATATGCTTAACATACGGACAGTGATTACACAGAAAGACGACAAGGAGCGCTGGGGCGTCGGCGAAGTCGGACAGACGGACCACAGCGTTGCCCTTAGCCGGTTCGGGCAGGGCAAAGTCGGGCGCGGGCGAACCGAGTTCCTTCATTGTCGAGGGGGTCAGGGCCATGAGGTATTGGCTCCCAATGTGAGGTGACGATTCAACCCAACCGATCCATTGGCGGTCGGTCGCGCGGCGTCGAAGGTAACGCAATCGACCCGACCGATTCAACACGGTCGATGCCCTGGGCGACGATGGACGGGCCGCAATACCCGCTCCGTCGTCGCCAGTGTGTTCGTCCAAGACGAGTCAAACGGGAACCGCCCCCGTTCCGCAAGGCTCAGCGCCGTTCGGCGGCGGGTCGGAGGAAGACCTTACGATCGCTCCCGACGACGACCAGCGAGGAGCCGTCCCCGGCCAGCCCTAGCGTGGCGACCGAGTCAGCCCGTCCGGGAATCGGCAGGCTTAGAAGCGGGCCGCCGCCGTCGGGGCCGCCCAGCGCGACGAGATCGACCACGTTGCCCGAGGCCACCACCAAGCGATCGCCCCGTTGACTGAGCGCTAAGCGTCCGCCGGGACCGCCCGAGCTGCCGCCCCCGGCCCGCCAGGGACCGGCCGTATCGCCGGGGCCGAGACGCGGGGTGGCGTCAGCGGGGTTGAACAGTTCGATCGCAAAGTCGTCATGGGCCACGGTCCAGAGACTGGGCCCCACCGCCAAAGCGACGATTGGACTGGAGGAGCCGGTCTCCACCGTCTGAAGCGTTCGAGCGGTTTGCCCATCGAGCAACAGCGCGCGGACCTTGCCTTGTTCGCTGCGGACCCCAACGGCCAACCGCGCGTCGTCGTGCGACCAGGCCAAGGCCGTGACCGCGCCGCCTAGGTCGTCCGACTCAGCTCGGGCGCGGCCGTTAGTGGCGTCGCGGAGCCGAACCCGGCGATCCTCCAACCCGCCGCCGGTGGCGAGATTCCGACCATTGCCCGAGAACGTCGCCGCCGTTGCGCCGCCGGAGTGGGGCGGTTCCAACACGACCTCCACACCCTGGGAGCTATTGGCCCCCTCGGGCGATTTCAGGCGGGTCGTGCCGTCGGGTTCGGCCAACACGACCAACCGGCCCGCCGGACCCAGCGCCAGGGGGAGGCCGGTTCGGTTGAGTTTGCCGAGGGCTTGGCCGTCGGCGGCACGATAGATCGCCAGGGAGGCCGAACCATCGTCGAGCAGGAAGGCGGCGTGGTCGGGGGCAAACCACACGGTTTGGACCAATCCGACGGGGTTGGGCGTGACCGCCAGCGCCTCAGCGGAACGGCTGGCATCAAACGCCAAGACCGAGCCGTCGGGCCCGGCCAGCCAGACCCAGGGAGCCGCGCCACCGCCGGGAGCCGCGCTCAAGGCCACCGCGACTGGACCAGCACCGACGCCGCGATAGGTTTGGATCTCCACTGGCTTGGCAGGATCGGCCAAACTCCAAACCCGCGCCACCCCGTCCCCGGCGATTCCCGCCAGGACGCGGCCGTTGGCCCCCAGCGCGATCCGCTGGAACGGCGCGCCTGGCGAGGAGGCGTAGCCACCGGTCTGTTCCAGGTTGGGCAGCTTGTGGAACGACACAAAGCGGTCGTTGGTGGCGATCGCCACCAGGGGCGTGCCGTTGGCAGAGGCTAGGGCCACAACGGGCGCTTTAGATCGGCGGGCGTAGATCGCTTTGAGCGTCTTGCCGGTCGTCAGATCGAGCGCTGCGACCACGCCGCGGGCGTCGCCCACCACCACGGCAGAGGAGGCGACGGTGAGAACCTCGGCGTTGAGTTTGATTGACCAGGCGGGCTTGCCGTCGGCCACGTTCCAGACGTTGACCGCATCGCCGCCGATGGCGACGACCCGATCGCCTCCAGGGGCCAGGCCGACCGCCTTGACCACCGCGCCCTGGTTGAACATGTTGTTGGCGGCCAGAGGCTGGCCGTTGTCGGTTCTCCAGAGCCGCACCGTGCCATCGGCGGCTCCGGCGGCAGCTACCCGCCCGTCGGCCGAGACTGCCAAGGCGGTCGCCGGGGCGGTTAGGCCTTCCAAGCGTTTGGCGGCGGCTTGACCGTCCACGAACAGCAGCAGCGCTGTGGGTTGGTCGCTTCGCGTCAACGCCACCTTGCCGTCGGCGGATACGTCGAACAACGTGGTGGCGGCCGCCCCGAAGCCGCCGGCGTCGGCAATCGGCTCAACGAACCGGACGGGAACTTGGGCCAACCAGGTCAGCAGACCGTTTTCCAGCCCTAAATCGGCGTCGCCGGACAGGTCGCGGGCCTTGGCCAACGCAGTGCGGAAGCCGGCAAAATCGCCGGAACGCCAGGCGCTGGCGGCCCGATTCCAGGCTTGGCGGGTCAGCTGAGCTTCAAGATAGGCCCGGGTCTGATTGAGTTCGGATCGAACTCGACTCAAGACCGTTTCCGAGACCCCGGGTGGCGGAGTCGGTGTGGAGGACGTAGCTTGGGACGAGGCTTGCCGAGCCGCCTCCAGCGCTTGGCGGGCCTGCTCCCGTTCCTCCTCGGTGCCATTGAGTTCGATTTCAAGCTGAGTGACACGGGCCCGGGCCTCGTCGAGTTGTCCCCTCAAACTCGCGCCATTCCAGCCCAGCCAGACGGCGACCAGGGCGAAGACCGCCGCGACCGCCCCCAGAATCAGCGGCAGGCGTCCACCACCTGTTGGACTGGCCGAACGTCCGGCGGATCGGTTCATCAGTTCGGCGAGGGCCTGACGCTGGGAATCGACCTCCGACCCCGGCATGGTCAAACCCGCGGCAGCGGCCATCGCTGGGAATCCCTTGCCGCCGCGCGCGGTCTTCTGACCGGCGGTCGCCAGACGACCGGCTACCGCCGCGGACGACACCGCCGGGGTCACCCCGCGCGTCTCGGTGGACGTCGCCGGGCTGAGCCAATCGCGTAGTTGATCCCAGCTTTCGATGAGGGCCTCGTGGGCCAGGTCGATCCAGGTGAGGGTGGGGTCGTCTGGCTCGGTTCGAAGAGTGAGCAAACGCTCAGAAACCAATCGGTCCACCACCGCGCGGGCGCGGTCGGGTTCTTCGAAGGCGGCTTCTAGGTCAGCCCGCGAGCGGGGTCGGCGAGTGCGGCGTTGAGTGACCAGCATCAGGAAGACCCGGCGGACCAGATCGACCGCGTCGGGACCAAATTCTGGGTCCTGGGCGATCGACTCGACCACTTCGTCGGCGTGACCCGCCAAAGCGCCGGAGAGCCCGCCCATCGTGTCGTAGTCGGCATGAGTGAACCGATTCGAGCCGCGGGCCACGGCTTGGCTCCAGAGCCGTTCCAGAGCGAAGGAAAGCAGAGGCAGGGGGGTCGAGGTCGAGCCGGGACTCAGGAGCCGCCCGGAGCCATTGGTTCCGTTGGCGAGTCCCCCCGCGTTGCGACCGTTGAGGGAGGGGGAGGAGCTGTCGAGCGACCCAGTGGCGACCTCGGCAGAGGAGCCGGCGATCCCCAATGCTGGATCGAGACCAGCGCGGGCGGCCAGGGAGGGGATGGCAACCTCTGAATCGGTCGAACCGGTTCCCGACTCCAGCGCGCCTGCGTTGCTTCGATCCCAACGCGAGAAGTCGGAGGGGTCCGAGGGTGACCCACCTCCCCAGCTTGCCCCCCCACCGCCCCCGACGCGAACTGGAGCGCGGAGGACTGCCAGGGTGGGATCGGCCAGCAGGCGATCGACCAGACCCACGGCGTGTTCGGGGCGTCCGTCGTCGAGCGGGCCTTCGAATTCGTAGCCGTGACTCTCCGCCGGCTCGGTGATGATCGCCCGCAGTTCCTCCTGACCCGGCGGACGCAGGATATACGGGCGTTGCAAAAAGCCGCCCAGACCCGGCAACGTGGCCGCCGCCCCTAAAAACTCGCCTCGAAGCCCCAACACCACCCGCAAGGTCTCGGGATACTTCATCGCCGCCTCGCCCAAGGCGATCGCCAGAGCATCGCGTCGAGCCAGATCGCGCTCGAGGGTGAACATCTCCTCAAACTGGTCGAAAATGAGCAAAAGCGGACGGCCCACGTTGCAACTGGCTGTCAGCAGCTCGCGCAGCGGCGGCAGCCAGTCATTGTAGGCCGGCAGATCCTCCACCGAAGCAAGTTCCTGGTCATCGCCCAGCAGGCTAGCCATGAGAGTGCGGGCCGGATGCGCGCCGGGCTTGAGCGTGACCACCCGCCAATTGAACACACCGGCCAGACCACTGTGTCTGACGGTGTGGGCCAACCCAGCACGGAGCAGCGAGGACTTGCCGACTCCCGGATCCCCCGAAACCGCCAGCACCGGCTCGTTCTCCAGGATCGCCAGCAATTCGGCGGTTTCGGCGTCGCGGCCCTGAAACTCGGCCGCGTCCCGCTCGCCAAAGCTGGCCAGGCCCCGATACGGCGAATCGAACAGGTAGAGGCCCCGCGGCGAGACGTCCCGCAGCACGCCCGGACGGATCCAAAGCTCTAGAAGCGCCCAGGTTAGATCGTTCTCGGACAGCACCTCGCAGTTGAGGGCCTCCTCGTAGGGCAACCCGTTGGCAACGGCGCGGTAGAACTCGACGGCCATCTCGACGCCGGAGACCCCCGGGAGCGGACAGGAGGCTTGAACAACGGCCGCGAGGTCGCCGCCTCGGGGGTCCAGCAGCAACTGGGCGAAACCGGCGAACTGGCCCGGCTCCTGTTCGAGGTTCGTTTCGACGAATTGGAGGAATGCCAAATCGACCTGGCCTTCGCGGCACCATTCGGCCAATTCGCCCCCAGAGAGGGCCACCCGCTCCTCCTGGGGGTCGCACAGGATGATGTAGTCTCGTTCGCCATGCACGAGCAGGTGAACCACGTCGAAGCCGCCCTCGACGATCGCCCGTTGCAGACCGTTGCGGTCGGCTTTGCACAGAGGTTGGAACGGCTCGGGCGTCCAATTCTCCACCGGCTGATCGGTCACCGACGCCAAGGGGACCGCTCCCTCGGCACCCACGAAGAAGACCTCATAGCGGCCTTCCGTCTGATACAACGCCGCGGCTAAATCCCCCATCAGGTCCAGAAGTGCCGGCGCGGACACCTCGGGATGGGGAGGAATCGACTCGGCCACCGCCACCAAGATCCGAATCGGTTCGCCGCGGATCACCTTCTCTAACACCCGCGAGGTCTTGGGGGTGCAGCGTCCCACGATCCGAATAATTTGCGTGGGGGGGTCGCCCGGATTGGGCCTCAAGAGGTAAGCGTCCCGGCCCGGATCGCACAACAACCCAAATGGCAAATCCCGCGCCGGCTCGTAAGGAGCGTCCACCAGCAGCCGCAATGGACGGTGTTGACGCCCCACCTGATTCAGTACCTCGGCCCACTTTCGACTGTTACGCGACCGGCCCAACAACGCCCGGTGCAACTCTCGGCCGGCCTCGCGGGCCTTGTCCGGCGTCACCAGGCTTGCCCCCCGCGCCAGTTGATCCAGCGTGGTCCCCTCGCTCAACAAGCCCGACGCCAGGCGATCTCCGGCACTCTCACCCAGATCCTCGGTGAACAACTCCACGCGGGTCTCATCGCCGTATTTTCCAATCGCCAAACGAACATGATACGGTTGATTCATCGGCCAACGCCCTCGTCTCGGTGTGGTCGGAACGACTCCCGGACCCGCTCGGAACCGACCCCCCTGGGGAAATCGCTTCTCAGTCCACGCCCGACATCCCCGACCCCCTCGCTCGCAAAGCGCCGGCCCACCCCGCGCGGGGAAGCCAACTCGCCGTCGGATTCACCTCGCCCACGCGGCATGGCGCCCGCGACGGCTCACCAACGGACACGGGGGCGCTGTCGGGCGCGCCTCGTCGTCAAACTAAGCATAGTTCCGTATTCCGAAACCGACCTTACCCGACCCCCCCCTTTTTCCTGACCCTCGCAATCCCACTTTTTCCTCTCACCATCCCTATTTGCGGTAGGATTTTTTCGTTTCACTATTCAATTTCTCAATTTTCGCAACAAACTATTCTCCTCACCCGATCGCCGCGTTGGGTCGCGCGACCCGAGACTTGATCGCGGGTCGTCCAGATCTTATAATAACACCATTGAGCGATTGCCAAACATTTGGCCAACTTGGCGGTCGGTGTGAGCGACCGAGGAAGGGCAAGGAACGATGACCGCAAGCCAAGCAACTAGCACGGATCGGTGGACTGCTCCTCGACTTGACCTCCTGGGAGGTTGGATCCTTCTGGCGGCGTTGGGAATCGGGGGCGTTCCGGAACCGTCCCAGGGTGGCGACGAGGTGACGTTCAACGCCCGCCCCGCGCCCGATTATCTCACCCAAATCAAGCCGCTGTTGACCGAGCGATGCGTTTCCTGCCACGGAGCGCTCCAGGCCAAGGCCGGGTTGCGGTTGGACGCGGCCCCTCTGATTCGCCGGGGAGGCGACGCGGGACCGATCGTCGAGCCGGGGCACGCCGACGAAAGCCTGCTCATCGACCGTGTCACCTCGACCGACTCCGACCGCATGCCTCCCGAAGGCCAACCGCTCTCCCCCGACCAGATCGACACCTTGAAGCGCTGGATTGACGCCGGCGCGATCATGCCAGAGACCGAAGCGATCCCCCCGCTTCCCTCGCGGCACTGGTCCTTCCTACCGCCTCGCAAGGTCGATCTGCCTCAACTCGATCCCGCAGACAAAGCGGCTCATCCCATCGACGCCCTGCTGGAGGTCAAACGACGCGCCGAGGGGGTCTCCGCCGTCGGCCTGGCCGATCGCCGGACCTTGATCCGCCGCGTCACCCTCGACCTGACCGGCCTAGCTCCCACTCCCGAGGAGGTCGCCGCCTTCCTCAACGACCCCAACGACGACGAGACCGCCTGGAACCACCTAGTCGATCGTCTCCTCGCCTCACCCCGCTTTGGCGAACGCTGGGCCCGTCATTGGATGGATGTCTGGCGCTATTCCGATTGGGCGGGTTACGGCATGGAGATCCGCGAGAGCCGTCCCCACCTTTGGCGTTGGCGGGATTGGATCGTCGAGTCGCTCAACGCCGACCGCCCCTATTCGGCTATGATCGAAGCCATGATCGCCGGCGACGAGGTCCGCCCCCACGACCCGGACACCCTGAGGGCCACCGGTTACCTGGCCCGCAACTGGCACCGCTTCAACCGCAACGTCCAACTCGAATCCACCGTCGAACATTTGGGGAAAGGTTTTCTGGGTCTGACCCTCAACTGCGCGAAGTGTCACGACCACAAGTACGACCCGATCACCCAGGACGACTTTTATCGGATGCGGGCCTTCTTCGAACCGATCGACGTGAGGACCGACCGGGTTCCCGGTCAGGCCAACCTGGACAAGGACGGGGTCACCCGGGTTTTCGACGCCTTCGCCGACCGCCCCACCTATCTGTTGGTCAACGGCAACGAAGCCCAACCCGACACCTCCCGCTCGTTGACTCCAGGAACGCCCCGGTTTCTCGACCGGACCGCCGGCTCGACCGAGCACGCCATCACTCCGTTGACCCTGCCCCTGTGGGCCGTCGCTCCCGGCTTGCGGCCCTTCGTTCTGGTCGAAACCTTCGGACCCGTGCGAACTGCCCGCCGCGCGGCGTGGAACGACTTTCTTCAAGCCGACGCCGAAGTTCGCCGTTGGACCCAAGCGCGCGGTGTGGCCCCCCAAGACCCCGCCGTTTTGAAGGCGCGAATCGCCCGCGAGGCGTCGCGCCGCCGAGCGATTCAAACCCGCTGGGAGGAACTCGCGCTGGCGGCCCGCGCGGTCTGGACCGGCCTGGAGGCGACCCGCGACCCGTCGGCCCCCCGCGCAGTCGATCCAGCCCCGCTGGTGGGTCTGATCCAACGCTGGGCCGCTTGGACCAGCGCGGAGGCACGTCTGGCCACCTTGGAGGCCGAACATGCCGCCCAACCGATCGACCCGGCCAACCCCGCCCAAGCCCAGACCACCCGCGCCGACCGGCTCAAGCAGCTCGACGAGGCCCGGACTCAACGCGACAAAGCCCGCGCCGGGCGGTTCGACTGGTCGCAAAAACCAACCCCCCTGGGCGACTTGCACCCCCCAACCTCGACCGGACGACGCCTCGCCCTAGCCCGCTGGATCGCGTCGCCCACCAACCCCTTGACCGCGCGAGTGGCCGTCAATCATGTCTGGATGCGCCACTTTGGCGCGCCGTTGGTCGGCTCGGTCGAAAATTTCGGCCTGAGAGGCCAATCCCCTACCCATCCCGAGGTGTTGGATTGGCTCGCGGTGGAATTCATGGAGTCGGGCTGGTCGTTCAAACACCTCCATCGCCTCATCCTCACCAGTCGAGCCTACCGCCTGCGTTCTGACACCCGCGACGCCTCAACTCAGACCATCCAACGCGACCCAGACAATCATTGGTACTGGCGAGCGCGGGTCAAACGGATGGAAGCCGAACTGGTGCGGGACAACCTCTGGTATCTCTCCGGAGGCCTGGACCTGACAATGGGCGGTCCCGAACTGCCTCACGATCAGGGCGAAACGGTGGGACGGCGCAGCCTCTACTTCCAGCGCGCCCCAGAGAAGTCGATGCGGTTTTTGGACCTGTTCGACGCCCCCGGTCACGCCGAATGCTATCGACGCTTCACCACCGTCATGCCTCAACAAGCTTTGGCGCTAGTCAATTCGGCAATGGCGCTCCACCGCGCCGAGGCGCTGGCCGATCTCTTGAGCCAACTTCACCCTCCCACCACCGCCGAGTCCGACGCCGCCTTTCTGCGGGATGCCTTCGAGCGGGTGTTGAACCGCCCGCCTACCCCCGCCGAACTCGACGCCTGCCTGGAGTTTTTGGATGCCGCGCGT encodes:
- a CDS encoding thioredoxin family protein → MALTPSTMKELGSPAPDFALPEPAKGNAVVRLSDFADAPALLVVFLCNHCPYVKHIAEGLAALARDAQARGVAVVGINANDPVSHPDDAPERMVEEVAARGYTFPYLFDATQEVARAYEAACTPDFFLYDRDRKLVYRGQMDDSRPGNGKPVTGADLRAAIDAVLEGRPVSPHQVPSVGCNIKWRTS
- a CDS encoding AAA family ATPase, yielding MNQPYHVRLAIGKYGDETRVELFTEDLGESAGDRLASGLLSEGTTLDQLARGASLVTPDKAREAGRELHRALLGRSRNSRKWAEVLNQVGRQHRPLRLLVDAPYEPARDLPFGLLCDPGRDAYLLRPNPGDPPTQIIRIVGRCTPKTSRVLEKVIRGEPIRILVAVAESIPPHPEVSAPALLDLMGDLAAALYQTEGRYEVFFVGAEGAVPLASVTDQPVENWTPEPFQPLCKADRNGLQRAIVEGGFDVVHLLVHGERDYIILCDPQEERVALSGGELAEWCREGQVDLAFLQFVETNLEQEPGQFAGFAQLLLDPRGGDLAAVVQASCPLPGVSGVEMAVEFYRAVANGLPYEEALNCEVLSENDLTWALLELWIRPGVLRDVSPRGLYLFDSPYRGLASFGERDAAEFQGRDAETAELLAILENEPVLAVSGDPGVGKSSLLRAGLAHTVRHSGLAGVFNWRVVTLKPGAHPARTLMASLLGDDQELASVEDLPAYNDWLPPLRELLTASCNVGRPLLLIFDQFEEMFTLERDLARRDALAIALGEAAMKYPETLRVVLGLRGEFLGAAATLPGLGGFLQRPYILRPPGQEELRAIITEPAESHGYEFEGPLDDGRPEHAVGLVDRLLADPTLAVLRAPVRVGGGGGASWGGGSPSDPSDFSRWDRSNAGALESGTGSTDSEVAIPSLAARAGLDPALGIAGSSAEVATGSLDSSSPSLNGRNAGGLANGTNGSGRLLSPGSTSTPLPLLSFALERLWSQAVARGSNRFTHADYDTMGGLSGALAGHADEVVESIAQDPEFGPDAVDLVRRVFLMLVTQRRTRRPRSRADLEAAFEEPDRARAVVDRLVSERLLTLRTEPDDPTLTWIDLAHEALIESWDQLRDWLSPATSTETRGVTPAVSSAAVAGRLATAGQKTARGGKGFPAMAAAAGLTMPGSEVDSQRQALAELMNRSAGRSASPTGGGRLPLILGAVAAVFALVAVWLGWNGASLRGQLDEARARVTQLEIELNGTEEEREQARQALEAARQASSQATSSTPTPPPGVSETVLSRVRSELNQTRAYLEAQLTRQAWNRAASAWRSGDFAGFRTALAKARDLSGDADLGLENGLLTWLAQVPVRFVEPIADAGGFGAAATTLFDVSADGKVALTRSDQPTALLLFVDGQAAAKRLEGLTAPATALAVSADGRVAAAGAADGTVRLWRTDNGQPLAANNMFNQGAVVKAVGLAPGGDRVVAIGGDAVNVWNVADGKPAWSIKLNAEVLTVASSAVVVGDARGVVAALDLTTGKTLKAIYARRSKAPVVALASANGTPLVAIATNDRFVSFHKLPNLEQTGGYASSPGAPFQRIALGANGRVLAGIAGDGVARVWSLADPAKPVEIQTYRGVGAGPVAVALSAAPGGGAAPWVWLAGPDGSVLAFDASRSAEALAVTPNPVGLVQTVWFAPDHAAFLLDDGSASLAIYRAADGQALGKLNRTGLPLALGPAGRLVVLAEPDGTTRLKSPEGANSSQGVEVVLEPPHSGGATAATFSGNGRNLATGGGLEDRRVRLRDATNGRARAESDDLGGAVTALAWSHDDARLAVGVRSEQGKVRALLLDGQTARTLQTVETGSSSPIVALAVGPSLWTVAHDDFAIELFNPADATPRLGPGDTAGPWRAGGGSSGGPGGRLALSQRGDRLVVASGNVVDLVALGGPDGGGPLLSLPIPGRADSVATLGLAGDGSSLVVVGSDRKVFLRPAAERR
- a CDS encoding PSD1 and planctomycete cytochrome C domain-containing protein; amino-acid sequence: MTASQATSTDRWTAPRLDLLGGWILLAALGIGGVPEPSQGGDEVTFNARPAPDYLTQIKPLLTERCVSCHGALQAKAGLRLDAAPLIRRGGDAGPIVEPGHADESLLIDRVTSTDSDRMPPEGQPLSPDQIDTLKRWIDAGAIMPETEAIPPLPSRHWSFLPPRKVDLPQLDPADKAAHPIDALLEVKRRAEGVSAVGLADRRTLIRRVTLDLTGLAPTPEEVAAFLNDPNDDETAWNHLVDRLLASPRFGERWARHWMDVWRYSDWAGYGMEIRESRPHLWRWRDWIVESLNADRPYSAMIEAMIAGDEVRPHDPDTLRATGYLARNWHRFNRNVQLESTVEHLGKGFLGLTLNCAKCHDHKYDPITQDDFYRMRAFFEPIDVRTDRVPGQANLDKDGVTRVFDAFADRPTYLLVNGNEAQPDTSRSLTPGTPRFLDRTAGSTEHAITPLTLPLWAVAPGLRPFVLVETFGPVRTARRAAWNDFLQADAEVRRWTQARGVAPQDPAVLKARIAREASRRRAIQTRWEELALAARAVWTGLEATRDPSAPRAVDPAPLVGLIQRWAAWTSAEARLATLEAEHAAQPIDPANPAQAQTTRADRLKQLDEARTQRDKARAGRFDWSQKPTPLGDLHPPTSTGRRLALARWIASPTNPLTARVAVNHVWMRHFGAPLVGSVENFGLRGQSPTHPEVLDWLAVEFMESGWSFKHLHRLILTSRAYRLRSDTRDASTQTIQRDPDNHWYWRARVKRMEAELVRDNLWYLSGGLDLTMGGPELPHDQGETVGRRSLYFQRAPEKSMRFLDLFDAPGHAECYRRFTTVMPQQALALVNSAMALHRAEALADLLSQLHPPTTAESDAAFLRDAFERVLNRPPTPAELDACLEFLDAARAQPDQHRLNRIAAVHVLFNHHDFVTIR